The DNA sequence GATGGACTGCGCGAGGAACGAACGGTCCATGTCCTCGTCCACCGCGACGGTATCGTCTTCGATCCCTACTTCGAGCTTGGCGATCCGCCGCACCGAACGCAGCGCGTTCAGCGTGCGGTTCACCGCGATGCGATGCGCCCAGGTCGAGAACTGCGAGTCGCCCCGCCATGTCGGCAACGCCCGGAAGATCTGGATCCAGACCTCTTGGGCGATGTCGGCCGCTTGGTCAGGGTCGCCGACCAACCGGCGCACCACGGCGTCGATGCGCGGCGCATGCGCGACCCACAGGGCGCGCATTGCCGATTCGTCGCCGTTGATGGCGCGTCGGATGGTGAGGGGGTCGGTGGCCATCGGGTACGCTCAATCTGTCACGGGAGGGCGCGGAAGGGTTGCCGCCCCCCGTACGAGGATGCCCTCGGATCGGTGACGCCCCCCTGGGTCCGAAGGTCGTTACCTTGAGGAATCTGCCCCCTCCCTACCGCCCCTGCCGTGCTGCTCTCCGCCCTCTTCAGCCTCGCCCTCGTCGGTGACCCGGTGCCCGTCCGTGCCCCTCGCACGGTCGGGATGGCGGCGGACCGTCTCGCCGAGGTGGACCGGATCGTGACGGCCGGCCAACGGGCGGGGGCGTATCCCGGCGCTGCCGTCATCATCGGCCGCCGAGGGGCCGTCGTGCACCAGAAGGGCTACGGCCGCTTGGCCTGGGGAACCGACGCGCCACCGGTGGACCCCGCGCGCAGCGTGTACGACCTCGCCTCGCTCACCAAGGCCGTCTGCCTCACGACGGCGGCGATGATCCTCTACGACGAAGGCAAGCTGCCGCTCGACCTCAAGGTCCAGACGGTGCTGCCGGAGTTTACGGGCCGTTGGAAGGAGCGCGTGACCGTGGCACACCTGCTCACGCATCGCTCCGGTCTGCCGCCCGGTCGCCGCATCGCCGAGACGGCGACGAATCCGGCGCAGGCGCGCGAGCAGGTGCTCACCACGCGGCTCAACTCGATGCCCGGTGGCGTCACCGACTACACGGACCTCGGCCCCATGGTCCTTGGCTGGACCATCGAGCGCGTGAGCGGCATGCCGCTCGACCGGTTCTGCAAGACGCGCATCTTCGAACCGCTGGGCATGACGCAGACGACGTATCTGCCGCCAACGGCCTGGCGCGACCGCATCGCGCCGACGGAGATGTATCCACCCCGCGGGTATCCGCTCCGCGGCGAGGTGCACGACGCGTCGGCGTGGGCGCTCGGCGGCGTGAGCGGCAACGCCGGCTTGTTCGGCACGGCCTCCGACCTCGCGATCTTCGCGCAGATGATGGTGAACCGCGGCACGTACGGCGGGACGCGCTTGCTCGCCGACTCCACGGTGCGCCGCTTCACCTCGCTGCAGGCCGGCAACCGGACCTTCGGCTGGATGATTGCCTCCGGCGAGCAGGGGTCGGGCGAGTTCCTCTCCGAGCGCACCTACGGGCATGCGGGCTACACGGGCACATCCATATGGATCGACCCCGATCGCGAGCTCTTCGTCATCATCCTCAGCAACCGCGTCCACGACCCGCGCACGGTGCGCGCCGGCGTCATCATGGCGGACGTGCGACACGACGTCGCCGACGCCGCCGCGCTCGCCATCACCGACGACCGCACGCTGGCGCAGGTGGGCTGGCCACGGGACTTCCGCGTGGACCAGCGCCCCGACTGGAACCCTCGCACACGCGCGCTGATTCGTCGTCCAACGACCATGCCGCGCGCCGCGGCCGCGTCGAGCCCCAACAACTCCGCGCAGCAGTGAGCGACTCCGAAACCCCGACCCCCGCGCCGACCCCCGCGCCGACCCCCGCGCCAGCACCGAGCGGCAGCATCACCGAAGACCAGGTGAAGCTGGCGCTGCGGCGCGTGAAGGATCCCGAGCTCAATCTCAACATCCTCGATCTCGGGCTCATCTACGGCATCGCCGTCGAGGGCAACGACGTGAAGATCGATATGTCGCTCACGTCGCCGGGCTGCCCATCGGGGCCGGAGATCATGACCGACGCCGAGAATCAGCTGAAGGCGATGGAGGGCATCGGCACCGTATCCATGAACCTCGTGTGGTCGCCGCCGTGGACGCCGGATCGCATCGAGCCGCGCGTACGCGCGTATCTCGGGTTCTAGCGCTGCGAACGTAGTAGCGCGCGCCAGTCAGGAATGGCGATGAGCTGGGTGTCACCCTCGCCTTCCCGCACGGCGAACACCATCCGCCCCGCGCGATCGACATCCCAGTTGCCGACGAGCCCTTCCGGCACCGCCACACGGACCGGCGTACCGACCGCGACATTGGCACCCAACGACACCGAGACCCGGAAGAGACTCGGTATCGTGCGGTCTCGGCCCCCGGCAGCGACGTAGTACACGCTGCGTCCATCGCCCGACCAGCGCGGTGCGAAGCCATATCCCGACGACAGCTTCCATTGCGCACCGGAACCGACGGCCGGGAACGGTCGGAGATACACCTCGGTGGGTCCACCTTCGTCGCTGGCGTAGACGATCCAGCGTCCGTCAGGCGAGACCGCCGGCATCAACCCGTTGTAGGCGCCGCGCAGGAAATCGCGCTCGGACCGTTCGCGTCGCGGATCCAGCACCACAATCGCCGAGTGCCCTCGCATCGCGTTGGCCGGGCTCCCGTCGGCGAAGACCAGCGTCGAGTCGTTGACCCAACTGAAGCCGTGCTGGTCACCCGGTCGCCGCGCGAGGCGGCGGACGGGCGACGATCCATCGAGCGGTTGCGCGAAGAGATCCTCGGCGTCGCTCGCGGAATCGGTGGCGGTGAAGGCCAACTCACGCCCATCCGGAGACCACACGGGGGCATGCGGACCGCCGACCGCGGCAAACCGCGTCAGCGTCTTCGAGGCGAAATCATAGATCTGCGTTTCGCGGAGCGAGCCGCGCGCGGAACCGCGCGTAAGGGCAAGCCGGGATCCATCCGGTGAGAAGCGAAGGTAGGACACCGTCTGCGGCGGCAGCGGCAGGGTGTCCAAGCGACCGCCGGCTGACTGCACCACGATGCGCACCGCAGGGTCCGACCCCACCAGATACACCAGCAGGCCGCGCGCCGTGACGGCGAACGGGCTGATGGCGGAACTGACGGCCATGTCGGCGGCGATCGGCACCGGCGCGCCCACCACCTTCCGCGCCCCTTGGTCGAACTCTACCGCGAACAGGCCGCCCTGCGGATGGCCGAAGAGCAGGTAGCCGTCGTCGGTGAGTTCACCTTCACTCGCTTGCGCGAGCACCTGCGTGGTGTCGTCGCGCTCGAGGTCGTAGTACATCAGACGGCTGCCCTGCCGCTCGTCCACGTAGAACAACCCGCGGCCATCGGGCGTGAAGCGCGGCGCCGAGCCATCCGCAGCGGTCACCAGGCGCCGAACCTCGGCGCCATCGGGCGAGACGACCCACAGGCCACCGCGTCCCTCGAATGCCAGTTGCCCTTGCCGTCCGTACCGCACCCGGCTTCCATCGAGTGTGTCCGCCGAGAGGACGGCGATCGGTGCCCCGCCGCGCATCGAGACTTTTCGCAGCGCTCCGCTGGCGGAGTACGCAATCCACGCGCCATCGGGGGAGAACGACGGCGACTCCGCACCATCGGTGCCGGGCAATAGGCGATATGCGCGGGATCCCCGCTCGCGTACCGCGATGCCGTCATCCATGGCGATCGCGACCGCCTCGCCGTCTGATGAGACGGTGAAGCGCCGCAGGTCAGGACCGCGCCCGTCGACTTCCAGCACGAGCGGCAGCGCGAGACCGCTCGCGCCCGCTTCACGATCGGCACCCAGCCACGCGCCACCCGCGAGCCCGAGCAGGGCCACCGTGACACCGGCCACGAGCGGCCAGCGCGCCGCGCGCATGGACGCTGCGGCTGGCGCTCCGCTGTGCGAGGGCGCGGCGCCAGCGACCGTCGGTGGGCTCGGCGCGCGCAACGCCTCGCTGAACGACGCAGCCGTCGCGAAGCGATCGGCCGGCAGCTTCGCGAGCGCGCGCAGCACGGCGGCTTCGACCTGCGGCGGAATCGTATCACGCAATGCCGTGGGTGCGACGGGCTTCTCGGTCAGCACCTTCGCCACGATGCTCTGCACCGACGCGCCAGCGAAGGGCGGCTCACCGGTCAGCATCTCGTAGGTCACCGCACCAAGCGCGTAGATGTCGCTGCGCGCATCGATCGTGCGCTCGCCCATCGCCTGTTCGGGACTCATATACTGCGGCGTCCCCAGCGAGAGCCCGGTCTGCGTCATGCGCGCACCGCCCGCGGTCTGCACCGCCAGCGCAATGCCGAAGTCGGCCACCACAGCGTGCCCGCCCTGCAGCAGGATGTTCTCAGGCTTGATGTCGCGGTGGATCACGCCTTGCGAGTGCGCATGGGCCAGCGCATCGGCGACTTCGCGCGCCACCAGCAGCGCGTCCTCGAGCGGCAGCTGCTGCTCGCGCGCGAGTCGGGCGCGCAACGTCTCGCCCGTGACCAGCGGCATCACGTAAAACAGCAGCCCGTCCGCTTCGCCGCTGTCGAGCAACGGCAAGATGTGCGGATGCTGCAGCTTCGCGGTGGTCTTGATCTCGCTCAAGAACCGATCGCCGCCCAGTGCCGCCCCGAGGTCGGGGTGCAACACCTTGATCGCCACCTCACGCTCATGCCGCAGGTCGCGCGCCAACCAAACGGTGGCCATGCCGCCGGCGCCGAGCTCGCGCTCGATCGCGTAGCGCTCGCGAAGCGCCGCCGTCAGCCGCGCACGCAGGTCAGTCGAGATACGGCGACTCCTTCTTCCGCCACGGTTCGAGCGCCTTCACGAAATCGGCGCCCAGCTCCTCGACCTGCCAACACCGGAACTCCGGAATCTCCAGGATCTGCTCGGCCTTCGCCGGCAGCATGCGCGCCACGGACTCCATGCGCTCGCGCGAGCAGAGCACGCCCGGATCCAACTCCAGCCGCGCCGCCGCCGCATCGCGCACGGCCTTCAGGGCGCCGACCTTATGATCGAAATCCGGATCGCGGTCCCAGCGCGCGGACTTCGGGAACTTCGGCAGCGCCGCTTCCGGCACCGCGAGGCCGCGGTCGATTGCTTCGATGATCTCCGCATGCGAGCGCTCGAGGATGCCCCGCGGCATGCCCTTGATGTTCGCCAACGTCTCCTTGCTCGCCGGGTGCGCCTTCGCCGCCTCGAGCAGCACCTCGTTGCTCACCACGCGGAACGTCGCACGGTCGAGCTTGAGCGCCGCGCCATCGCGCCACTGCACCAACTCGCGGAACACCGCCAGCTCGCGGCGCGTGAGGTCGCGCGCGCCCTTCACTTTCAGGAACCCGTTCGCGTCGTCCGCCGGCCAACGCACGCTCTCCAGCCGCTCGAACTCTTCCTTGGCCCAGGCGAGCCGCCCCTTCTTCACGAGTTGCCCATGCAGCTCGTCGCGCAGGCCGAGCAGGTGGATGGTGTCCTGCGCCGCGTAATCGAGCATGTCGGCCGTCAGCGGGCGCATCGACCAATCCGCGCGCTGGTGCTTCTTGTCGAGCTTCACGCCGAAGTACTGCT is a window from the Pseudogemmatithrix spongiicola genome containing:
- a CDS encoding ribonuclease D, which gives rise to MNPSAPRSAKAPSAQYLDTDAAVRAWLAAAKGARRLALDTEGASFHRFVDRIYLLQLSTDNAHAVIDPLPIESPALLGAMIEDPAIEIVFHDADYDLRLLHQDYGWNVRNVFDTRVAAQLLGIKAFGLAALLEQYFGVKLDKKHQRADWSMRPLTADMLDYAAQDTIHLLGLRDELHGQLVKKGRLAWAKEEFERLESVRWPADDANGFLKVKGARDLTRRELAVFRELVQWRDGAALKLDRATFRVVSNEVLLEAAKAHPASKETLANIKGMPRGILERSHAEIIEAIDRGLAVPEAALPKFPKSARWDRDPDFDHKVGALKAVRDAAAARLELDPGVLCSRERMESVARMLPAKAEQILEIPEFRCWQVEELGADFVKALEPWRKKESPYLD
- a CDS encoding serine hydrolase domain-containing protein; the encoded protein is MLLSALFSLALVGDPVPVRAPRTVGMAADRLAEVDRIVTAGQRAGAYPGAAVIIGRRGAVVHQKGYGRLAWGTDAPPVDPARSVYDLASLTKAVCLTTAAMILYDEGKLPLDLKVQTVLPEFTGRWKERVTVAHLLTHRSGLPPGRRIAETATNPAQAREQVLTTRLNSMPGGVTDYTDLGPMVLGWTIERVSGMPLDRFCKTRIFEPLGMTQTTYLPPTAWRDRIAPTEMYPPRGYPLRGEVHDASAWALGGVSGNAGLFGTASDLAIFAQMMVNRGTYGGTRLLADSTVRRFTSLQAGNRTFGWMIASGEQGSGEFLSERTYGHAGYTGTSIWIDPDRELFVIILSNRVHDPRTVRAGVIMADVRHDVADAAALAITDDRTLAQVGWPRDFRVDQRPDWNPRTRALIRRPTTMPRAAAASSPNNSAQQ
- a CDS encoding RNA polymerase sigma factor, which codes for MATDPLTIRRAINGDESAMRALWVAHAPRIDAVVRRLVGDPDQAADIAQEVWIQIFRALPTWRGDSQFSTWAHRIAVNRTLNALRSVRRIAKLEVGIEDDTVAVDEDMDRSFLAQSIDEAVQKLSPGARAVFVLHDIEGYTHEEIAQELGITSGGSKSQLFKARAKLRRLLAHLVDVSSPAQDRNYVTPLD
- a CDS encoding metal-sulfur cluster assembly factor, with protein sequence MSDSETPTPAPTPAPTPAPAPSGSITEDQVKLALRRVKDPELNLNILDLGLIYGIAVEGNDVKIDMSLTSPGCPSGPEIMTDAENQLKAMEGIGTVSMNLVWSPPWTPDRIEPRVRAYLGF
- a CDS encoding protein kinase domain-containing protein; the protein is MSTDLRARLTAALRERYAIERELGAGGMATVWLARDLRHEREVAIKVLHPDLGAALGGDRFLSEIKTTAKLQHPHILPLLDSGEADGLLFYVMPLVTGETLRARLAREQQLPLEDALLVAREVADALAHAHSQGVIHRDIKPENILLQGGHAVVADFGIALAVQTAGGARMTQTGLSLGTPQYMSPEQAMGERTIDARSDIYALGAVTYEMLTGEPPFAGASVQSIVAKVLTEKPVAPTALRDTIPPQVEAAVLRALAKLPADRFATAASFSEALRAPSPPTVAGAAPSHSGAPAAASMRAARWPLVAGVTVALLGLAGGAWLGADREAGASGLALPLVLEVDGRGPDLRRFTVSSDGEAVAIAMDDGIAVRERGSRAYRLLPGTDGAESPSFSPDGAWIAYSASGALRKVSMRGGAPIAVLSADTLDGSRVRYGRQGQLAFEGRGGLWVVSPDGAEVRRLVTAADGSAPRFTPDGRGLFYVDERQGSRLMYYDLERDDTTQVLAQASEGELTDDGYLLFGHPQGGLFAVEFDQGARKVVGAPVPIAADMAVSSAISPFAVTARGLLVYLVGSDPAVRIVVQSAGGRLDTLPLPPQTVSYLRFSPDGSRLALTRGSARGSLRETQIYDFASKTLTRFAAVGGPHAPVWSPDGRELAFTATDSASDAEDLFAQPLDGSSPVRRLARRPGDQHGFSWVNDSTLVFADGSPANAMRGHSAIVVLDPRRERSERDFLRGAYNGLMPAVSPDGRWIVYASDEGGPTEVYLRPFPAVGSGAQWKLSSGYGFAPRWSGDGRSVYYVAAGGRDRTIPSLFRVSVSLGANVAVGTPVRVAVPEGLVGNWDVDRAGRMVFAVREGEGDTQLIAIPDWRALLRSQR